Proteins found in one Paenibacillus borealis genomic segment:
- a CDS encoding vWA domain-containing protein, with product MLRTHRKPRTIKNRLQRIVPVLLLILCIAVLPFGGAAASAASAAPSHIDAVLLIDVSNSMNKSDKNKIANEAMKMFIDMLSTQGDKVGIVAYTDKVQREKALLGITSAGDKQDLKDFIDGLNRGPYTDIAVGMEEAVKVLENGSDPGHEPMIVMLADGNNDLDEASGATQARSDQELKAAVETAKQKGYPVYTIGLNADGKLNKEILANLSDQTGGKAFTTDSADDLPQILSEIFASHLKLKVVPVPSITANGDYQEVTVNVPNGSVLEANISIMSSQPVTAKLSDPSGKEVAIPSDAVLLSKSSTYTLIKLLSPEQGDWKLQVKGVAKDKIDINLVFNYDLELKIDALPSQSYRKGDTVDISSHLFSNGAEVTESSLYQDMKAVLLATDVDTGTVEEIPLDNSGAEFKGAFEIKDSHAYELKVRAEESSFYRESDVLTINAKTGTVATSPPATGAGTGEEPVTDPKSSNTLYYIIGGIVLLLAAAAAFWLLRRRSNRGFVGQLVVEVLDGNTGEKTYPQYKKLAGFRGKFTLHQLLQLAPELKESEKLVFTPGNNDRLMLRGGEGISVERSGRAADTSRGLEMKSGDRVSVSLQTVDKTILLEYLI from the coding sequence ATGCTTCGTACACACCGTAAACCCAGAACGATTAAGAATAGACTGCAGCGCATTGTGCCTGTATTGCTGCTGATCCTGTGCATCGCTGTTCTGCCTTTCGGAGGCGCAGCGGCCAGTGCCGCTTCAGCAGCGCCGTCCCATATTGATGCCGTACTGCTGATTGATGTCAGCAACTCGATGAACAAGAGTGACAAGAACAAGATCGCGAATGAAGCGATGAAGATGTTTATAGACATGCTGTCCACGCAAGGAGACAAGGTAGGGATCGTCGCCTACACTGACAAGGTGCAGCGTGAGAAGGCTCTGCTCGGCATCACCTCTGCCGGTGACAAACAGGATTTGAAGGATTTCATCGACGGGCTGAACCGTGGACCTTACACGGATATAGCGGTCGGAATGGAAGAAGCTGTGAAGGTGCTGGAGAACGGCAGCGATCCCGGCCATGAGCCGATGATCGTGATGCTGGCCGACGGCAACAATGACTTAGATGAAGCCAGCGGCGCTACGCAGGCCCGGTCCGATCAGGAACTGAAGGCCGCTGTAGAAACTGCGAAGCAGAAAGGGTACCCGGTGTATACGATCGGGCTGAATGCTGACGGCAAGCTGAACAAGGAGATTCTGGCCAATCTGTCCGATCAGACAGGCGGCAAGGCGTTCACAACGGATTCTGCAGATGATCTGCCGCAGATTCTCAGCGAGATTTTTGCCAGCCACCTGAAGCTGAAGGTCGTGCCGGTGCCGTCGATCACGGCGAATGGTGATTATCAGGAAGTGACGGTCAATGTGCCGAACGGCAGTGTGCTGGAAGCGAATATTTCAATTATGTCCTCGCAGCCTGTAACGGCGAAGCTGAGTGACCCGTCAGGGAAGGAAGTAGCAATTCCCTCAGATGCCGTACTGCTGTCTAAGTCCTCTACCTACACGCTGATCAAGCTGCTCTCGCCGGAGCAGGGAGACTGGAAACTCCAGGTCAAGGGTGTGGCGAAGGACAAGATTGATATCAATCTGGTATTTAACTATGATCTGGAGCTTAAGATCGATGCGCTGCCTTCCCAGTCCTACCGCAAAGGCGACACCGTCGATATCTCCTCACACCTGTTCAGCAACGGGGCTGAGGTTACGGAGAGCAGCCTGTATCAGGATATGAAGGCAGTGCTGCTGGCTACGGATGTCGATACAGGCACTGTGGAGGAGATTCCGCTCGACAATTCAGGTGCGGAGTTCAAGGGTGCTTTTGAAATAAAAGACAGCCATGCCTATGAACTTAAGGTCCGGGCCGAAGAGAGCAGCTTCTACCGCGAGAGCGATGTGCTGACAATCAACGCCAAGACGGGTACGGTGGCTACAAGCCCTCCGGCCACGGGGGCAGGCACTGGTGAAGAACCGGTAACGGATCCCAAGTCCTCGAACACTCTTTACTATATTATAGGCGGGATTGTACTCCTGCTGGCTGCGGCCGCCGCGTTCTGGCTGCTGCGCCGCAGATCAAACCGCGGGTTTGTCGGGCAACTGGTCGTGGAAGTGCTGGACGGCAATACCGGAGAGAAGACCTATCCGCAATATAAGAAGCTCGCAGGCTTCCGCGGTAAATTCACGTTGCATCAGCTGCTGCAGCTGGCGCCTGAACTGAAGGAGAGCGAGAAGCTGGTCTTCACTCCGGGGAACAATGACCGGCTGATGCTGCGCGGAGGAGAAGGAATCTCTGTGGAACGGTCAGGGCGTGCCGCTGATACCTCGAGGGGCCTTGAGATGAAGAGCGGTGACCGCGTATCGGTCTCGCTGCAGACGGTAGACAAGACGATATTACTCGAATATTTGATATAA